A window of Palaemon carinicauda isolate YSFRI2023 chromosome 27, ASM3689809v2, whole genome shotgun sequence contains these coding sequences:
- the LOC137621106 gene encoding uncharacterized protein — protein sequence MFSMRRNFRKPIGLVLLFVFLWICVTQDDGYYEENRETPKPPRDSGQKIETSPQDDHRRKLVEDVIFGQGILMTRSRGTVSRDQSELVRKSDNGGVSGIEKTSGASFLGNEESGKNEIELREKRPKAAVGTVKVQDNNDQEIKDEKYPVRYKNAIDESKLRESGNLSPGGDGGSSSVVSFIKGHDHRHSPAWMRITDDIYTYSAFWDDREQLDEGPVARILGILRLKSELLHEENKFQFRGTVRAELLNCTCLLWYRGTRDAQPGILKAHIFDEGRKMFGGTFFLCYPQRVNSTDKVEGDSRYVESRGTNLKGGGSSPYAVSLHPHNAVDAPHKLIYLHRKSVKFYHPSEANSSAVCVRSLFGPYDDVSAMAQFVSYYNSILNVSHFYFYDLAVAPQVNELLEAYRELGLAIEMFPWNLPTSEWGELWDMGSLVALNDCVYRSSGKHALVAIVDLDEFIVPKKAFHGLGDLYRNVINFRSGSHGDAVLFSNVFFCFDFKKSDGRKKEIFPIFEYTQRESRPWPPKSRSKMLVVPEASVSVGHHMVHGFVSKNLTNRSSSKLFALLHHYRTCKDIRLGMHGTGSEVLSNTAVKDLSMQGYKKVVLNSKTMKIFRQNFT from the coding sequence ATGTTTTCCATGAGACGAAATTTTAGAAAACCCATCGGATTGGTCTTGCTTTTTGTGTTTCTTTGGATATGTGTAACTCAAGACGATGGATATTATGAAGAGAATCGTGAAACTCCAAAACCTCCCCGTGACAGTGGACAGAAGATTGAAACCTCTCCTCAGGACGATCACAGACGCAAACTCGTTGAAGACGTTATATTTGGTCAAGGTATCTTGATGACACGTTCGAGGGGAACGGTTTCTAGGGACCAAAGTGAATTAGTACGAAAGTCGGATAACGGTGGTGTTAGTGGAATTGAAAAAACGAGTGGTGCTAGTTTCCTCGGGAATGAAGAAAGTGGTAAAAATGAAATTGAGTTACGCGAAAAAAGACCAAAGGCGGCTGTAGGCACGGTGAAAGTACAAGACAACAATGATcaagaaataaaagatgaaaagtaCCCTGTCAGATATAAGAATGCAATAGACGAGTCCAAATTACGGGAAAGTGGTAACCTGTCCCCGGGTGGAGATGGCGGTAGTTCTTCCGTGGTATCATTCATTAAAGGTCACGATCATAGACATTCTCCCGCATGGATGCGCATCACAGATGACATTTACACCTACAGTGCATTCTGGGATGACCGGGAACAGCTAGACGAAGGTCCTGTGGCTCGCATCCTGGGTATTCTCAGACTGAAGAGCGAGTTGCTGCACGAAGAGAACAAGTTCCAGTTTAGAGGAACTGTCAGAGCGGAACTTTTGAACTGCACATGTTTATTGTGGTACAGAGGAACGAGAGATGCTCAGCCGGGCATTCTGAAAGCTCACATTTTCGATGAAGGGCGAAAGATGTTTGGTGGTACGTTCTTCCTTTGCTACCCACAAAGAGTTAATAGTACGGACAAAGTAGAAGGTGATTCTCGCTATGTAGAATCAAGGGGAACTAATCTGAAAGGGGGAGGATCAAGTCCTTATGCTGTTTCGCTACATCCCCATAACGCAGTCGATGCTCCTCATAAACTAATCTATTTGCATCGTAAGTCAGTTAAATTTTACCATCCGTCGGAAGCCAACAGCTCAGCCGTGTGTGTCAGATCTCTGTTTGGTCCTTACGATGATGTTAGCGCAATGGCCCAGTTCGTTTCTTATTACAATTCCATTTTAAACGTATCTCATTTTTACTTTTACGACCTAGCTGTTGCTCCCCAAGTGAACGAACTCCTGGAAGCGTACAGAGAGTTGGGTCTCGCAATTGAAATGTTTCCTTGGAATCTTCCTACCAGTGAATGGGGAGAGCTATGGGACATGGGGTCTCTTGTAGCCCTAAATGACTGTGTGTACAGAAGCTCGGGAAAGCATGCATTAGTTGCCATTGTTGATCTCGACGAATTCATTGTACCAAAGAAGGCTTTCCATGGTCTCGGGGATCTCTATAGAAACGTTATAAATTTCAGAAGTGGGTCGCATGGCGATGCCgtgttgttttcaaatgtattcttTTGTTTCGACTTCAAGAAATCCGATGGAAGGAAAAAGGAAATCTTTCCGATCTTCGAATACACTCAAAGAGAATCTCGACCGTGGCCTCCCAAGTCCCGCTCAAAAATGCTCGTCGTCCCAGAAGCTTCAGTGTCGGTGGGACATCACATGGTTCACGGTTTCGTGTCAAAGAATCTGACGAACAGGAGCTCATCGAAGCTTTTTGCACTCCTGCATCACTACAGGACGTGTAAGGATATCCGGCTGGGGATGCACGGTACTGGCTCTGAGGTCCTCAGTAACACCGCTGTGAAGGACCTTTCAATGCAGGGGTACAAAAAGGTGGTCCTGAAttcaaaaactatgaaaatattcaGACAAAATTTTACCTGA